In the genome of Streptomyces sp. NBC_00237, one region contains:
- a CDS encoding ABC transporter permease, whose protein sequence is MTRRELAHWARQPVQVVVGLVFPVMMLLMFSYLIGGGRGVEGDFTAYLVPGMLTMTMAFGLEATMLSVTQDLGKGVIDRFRAMPMNSGAVLVGRSIADMLQSVVGLTVMIGVGYVIGWRWHNGFASFLGAVGLLLLLRFAMLWIGIHLAMVAGKPELVQAVQILVWPVSFLSNAIASPESMPAWLGAIVEWNPMSATATSVRGLFGNPGGTGTSWAAENAGLLAVAWPAVLVAVFFPLAVRRFQGLSR, encoded by the coding sequence ATGACCCGGCGCGAACTGGCGCACTGGGCCAGGCAGCCCGTACAGGTCGTCGTCGGGCTGGTCTTTCCCGTCATGATGCTGCTGATGTTCAGCTACCTCATCGGCGGCGGCCGGGGCGTCGAAGGCGACTTCACGGCCTACCTGGTCCCCGGCATGCTCACCATGACCATGGCATTCGGCCTCGAAGCGACGATGCTCTCGGTCACCCAGGACCTCGGCAAGGGCGTCATCGACCGGTTCCGCGCGATGCCGATGAACTCGGGCGCGGTCCTGGTCGGACGGAGCATCGCCGACATGCTCCAGTCGGTGGTCGGCCTGACCGTGATGATCGGCGTCGGCTACGTCATCGGCTGGCGCTGGCACAACGGCTTCGCCTCCTTCCTCGGAGCCGTCGGCCTGCTCCTCCTCCTGCGCTTCGCGATGCTGTGGATCGGCATCCACCTGGCGATGGTCGCGGGCAAGCCGGAACTGGTGCAGGCGGTGCAGATCCTGGTCTGGCCCGTCAGCTTCCTCTCCAACGCCATCGCCTCCCCCGAGTCGATGCCCGCCTGGCTGGGCGCGATCGTCGAGTGGAATCCGATGTCCGCGACGGCCACCTCGGTACGCGGTCTGTTCGGCAACCCGGGCGGGACAGGCACCTCCTGGGCGGCCGAGAACGCCGGACTCCTCGCGGTGGCCTGGCCCGCGGTTCTGGTCGCCGTGTTCTTCCCCCTGGCGGTACGGCGCTTCCAGGGCCTGAGCCGCTGA
- a CDS encoding ATP-binding cassette domain-containing protein → MTDRDPAIVAEGLRKKYGDKQALDGLDLTVPRGTVQAVLGPNGAGKTTSVRIMSTLLRPDEGRIVVAGIDVRTRAAEVRSRIGLLGQHAAVDEELSGRQNLEMFGRLYHLGARRAGAKADELLARFDLTDTGKKAVKQYSGGMRRRLDLAASLISEPEVLFLDEPTTGLDPRGRTEVWNAVRSLVGGGTTVLLTTQYLEEADQLADRISVINHGKVIADGTADELKSRTGGDRIDVVLHDPAQLALAASLLPGEATVDEDRLLISAPVSDRMTALTETVRALEAADIDAQDVAVRRPTLDEVFLHLTKEDAA, encoded by the coding sequence TTGACCGACCGCGATCCGGCGATCGTCGCCGAAGGACTGCGGAAGAAGTACGGGGACAAGCAGGCCCTCGACGGCCTCGATCTCACCGTCCCGCGCGGCACCGTCCAGGCGGTCCTCGGACCGAACGGCGCGGGCAAGACCACGTCCGTCCGCATCATGTCCACGCTGCTGCGCCCCGACGAGGGCCGCATCGTGGTGGCGGGGATCGACGTCAGGACCCGCGCCGCCGAGGTGCGCTCGCGCATCGGACTGCTGGGTCAGCACGCCGCCGTCGACGAGGAGCTCAGCGGCCGCCAGAACCTGGAGATGTTCGGCCGCCTCTACCACCTGGGCGCACGCCGCGCGGGTGCGAAGGCCGACGAACTCCTCGCCCGGTTCGACCTCACGGACACCGGAAAGAAGGCCGTCAAGCAGTACAGCGGCGGCATGCGGCGCAGGCTCGACCTCGCCGCCTCCCTCATCTCGGAACCGGAGGTGCTCTTCCTCGACGAACCCACCACCGGCCTCGACCCGCGCGGCCGCACGGAAGTGTGGAACGCGGTCCGTTCCCTGGTCGGCGGCGGCACGACCGTACTGCTGACCACGCAGTACCTGGAGGAGGCCGACCAACTGGCCGACCGGATCTCGGTGATCAACCACGGCAAGGTCATCGCCGACGGCACCGCGGACGAGCTGAAGTCCAGGACGGGCGGCGACCGCATCGACGTCGTCCTGCACGACCCGGCCCAACTGGCGCTCGCCGCCTCGCTGTTGCCCGGCGAAGCCACCGTGGACGAGGACCGGCTGCTGATCAGCGCCCCGGTCAGCGACCGCATGACAGCACTGACCGAGACCGTACGGGCCCTGGAGGCGGCCGACATCGACGCCCAGGACGTCGCGGTACGCCGCCCCACGCTCGACGAGGTCTTCCTGCACCTCACGAAGGAGGACGCCGCATGA